A window of the Diospyros lotus cultivar Yz01 unplaced genomic scaffold, ASM1463336v1 superscaf1, whole genome shotgun sequence genome harbors these coding sequences:
- the LOC127793117 gene encoding transcription factor BEE 3, giving the protein MEEFTTDMQQSYRPFSIFDIDPSMEMVSNFGELNAGAMENPNLNSQSLMGFSVDSFFMLQQQQPPEFPGNLAENFPGIFHPNDAKSSLPVAAESSEIHDSKKRKAVVDVPESSSGNSSPPVSEGGIRRENSSGRGKRSRRNEKGEEKQKEVVHVRARRGQATDSHSLAERVRRGKINEKLKCLQGIVPGCYKTMGMAVMLDEIINYVQSLQNQVEFLSMKLTAASRYYDFSSETDAMEAMQRAKLIEAQKMQRLVAEEDQGLVSTQLIGCLDNTFGSYPSLPYNT; this is encoded by the exons ATGGAAGAATTCACAACAGATATGCAGCAGAGTTACAGACCTTTCTCGATCTTTGATATTGATCCAAGCATGGAGATGGTGAGCAACTTTGGAGAGCTAAACGCAGGTGCCATGGAGAATCCAAACTTGAATTCCCAGAGCCTCATGGGCTTCTCCGTTGACAGCTTCTTTAtgctgcagcagcagcagccaccTGAGTTTCCGGGAAACTTGGCAGAAAATTTTCCAGGCATTTTCCATCCTAATGATGCCAAGAGTTCGCTGCCTGTCGCTGCCGAGTCCAGTGAAATCCATGacagcaagaaaagaaaagcagtAGTGGATGTCCCAGAAAGCAGCTCCGGGAATTCTTCTCCCCCAGTTTCTGAGGGTGGGATTAGGAGAGAAAAT AGTTCAGGAAGAGGAAAACGATCGAGGCGAAACGAGAAGGGGGAGGAGAAGCAGAAGGAAGTTGTTCATGTTAGAGCTAGAAGAGGGCAAGCCACTGACAGCCACAGTTTAGCAGAAAGA GTTAGAAGAGGGAAAATCAATGAGAAACTCAAATGCTTGCAAGGCATTGTGCCAGGATGCTACAAG ACCATGGGGATGGCAGTAATGTTGGATGAGATCATCAACTATGTGCAGTCCTTGCAAAACCAAGTCGAG TTTCTGTCGATGAAGCTCACTGCAGCAAGCCGGTACTACGACTTCAGCTCCGAAACAGATGCCATGGAAGCAATGCAG AGGGCAAAGTTGATTGAAGCACAGAAGATGCAGAGGCTTGTGGCAGAAGAGGATCAAGGGCTAGTTTCCACTCAACTTATTGGCTGCCTAGACAACACTTTTGGAAGCTACCCTTCATTGCCATACAACACATGA